The window TTTTCTTCTCCGTGATGAGGTGGGAAGACTCCACAGCGTCCACCAGCAGTTTCAGTTCCGGCAACTCCAGTAGCCGGGAGCCGATGAAGTAGCGGTTCTGCGTACTTTTGATGCAGATGATGTCCAGGCCGAAGTCCATGAGCAGTTGGATATCGCTGTACACATTTTTCCGGGTGGTCTGGATGCCATGAGTCTCCCAAAAACGGAGAATATCCGCGCCAGTTGCGTAGTGGTGCTCATCTGTCTGCTTCAGGAGAAGTTGTAGCAATAGGAGAATTCGGGAGCGCGGATCGTTTTGCATATTGGTCATCCTCAATTTCGAAGACACTCTTGGTGTAATGAGTTCGATCTCCACAGGTTACATGAGTTGTTTCTTTAATTTTTGGAAACTCTCGTCGCTGATGACGTGCTCAATCCGGCAGGCATCTGCCTCTGCGGTTTTCGGATCCACGCCGGCGGCAATCAGACACTCGGTAAAGAAACGGTGCTTTTCGTAGATCTGTTCCGCCACTTCCCGGCCCACATCGGTCAGGTGCAGGAAATAGTCGCTGTCCATCGTCAGAAAACCTCCATCCCGCAGGGTCGCCACCGCATGGCTCACGCTGGGCTTTGACACCTCCATATGCCGGGCGACATCAACAGAGCGCACTGTTCCTTTCTGCATTTGGAGCACTAAAATTGCCTCTAAATAATCTTCACCCGATGTGGTGGCTTGCTGTTTTCTTTTCATATTTCCCTCTTAGGACGTTCATGTCGGTAAGGAAGACATTTGCTGTTTCTGCTGGAGTGCAACCAAATGCGCATACAACCCGCCTTTTTTAGCCAACTCGCTGGGAGTCCCCACTTCAGTCACTTTTCCTTTGTCCAAAACAACTATCTTGTCTGCATTTGCTATGGTCCTCATTCGATGCGCAATAACTATCACTGTCCTACCTTTTAATAACGCTGACAAGGCAGTTTGTACCATTGTTTCACTTTCTGCATCCATAGATGCAGTTGCTTCATCGAGAAGAATAACAGGAGCATTTTTTAGCAAGGCACGGGCAATAGAAATGCGCTGGCGCTCGCCACCGGATAATTTACTTCCGTTTTCCCCGATATTCGTGTCATAGCCTTGCGGTAAACGATCAATAAACTCATCACATTGGGCGGCCTTTGCTGCGGCTCTAACATCTTCGTCAGAAGCTCCGCTACGGCCAAGCCGTATATTTTCCATTACCGATTCGTCAAAAAGGGTGACATTCTGGAATACGATTGCATAGTTTTTTAACAATACTTCTGGTTCAACAGTTTTGACATCTATGCCTCCAAGTGTTATGAGTCCGGAATCGGCGTCCCAAAAACGCGCTGCTAATTTTGAAACTGTTGATTTTCCACTGCCAGATGGCCCGACTAAAGCAGTTATTTCGCCTTGCTTTGCTACAAAAGATACTCCTGTCAGAACTGGTTCCTCGTTATAAGAAAAGTAAACATCCTTGAACTCAATATCGCAGCCAATGTTATTGCAACAGTCTGAGCCGGTTTGTTCCTGTGTATTGTCTATCTGTTTCATCCGGCCAATGCTTACAAGTGCGGCAAAAACCTCCGCTAATAGCATGAAACAGTTGGTGAATGGATCATAGATTCGACCAGCGAAAAGAAGGAACAGTATGAGCATGGGAATAGAAAGCATACCTTCAATCACCAAGTTTCCCCCTATAAGCAAAACAGCAACTAAACCAAAGCGCAGGATGAACTGAGCAGCTGTTGTAGATGCTCCGGGGGCTAACTCATTTCGGAAGGAACAACGAATAACATTCTCTAACTTTTTATCAAGTTCATCCAAGTATACATCCGTTTTTGAGTATGCTTTTAATTCTTTTATAGTATCAATATATTCTTGTACTGCGTCATAGGCGCACCTTTTTGCCTCCAGATTTTCAAGTTCCGCCTTACTCTGTGCCTTACGAGCAAGAACAACAACAATTGAGGCAATTGGTACCGGGACAATAATACAAAGAGCCATCCTCCAGTCTAAAACTGCCAGCCCCACGGACATAATAACAAACATAAGAATTGTGCCTAACAACTGTGGAATCGCATTAGAAAATGTCCTTTCTAATGCTGTACAATCCCCCATAATAGTAGTTGTCAGATCGGCTAAATTTTTCTTTTCAAAGAATGACAGTGGAAGTTTTCTGAGTTTTTCAGCCAGCACAATTCTTCGGTTTGCACTTTCCTTATATGCAGCAGTGTATGTCAAATTGTATTGTACTAATTGGGCAATCGCGATCATGCCAAAAAGCACCAGGGTAATTCCGACAAAGAACGGAATATTCCGACCTACATTAACTTGAGTCCCCGCCGCTTTTTCTAAAAGCATCATTACTACCATCAACAACAAACTTGCTGGAATGATCTGTATCAAATTGGCGCAGGCAGTTGCTATAATTCCTTTCGCTAAATCTTTTGCGCCTTGATCGCTTAATGCAAACGCACGTTTTAGCATAGACAGCACCTCAACTTTCTATATGCCACTGCACCGTTTTGTTATAATTGTCCCACATTTTAGCATACTCGCCCTGATGCTTTATCAAATCAGAATGTGTTCCGCTTTCCGCTATCGCACCGTTTTTCATCACCAATATTTGGTCTGCATCCTGGACAGTCGAAAGCCGATGTGCAACCATAATAACCGTTTTATTCTTTATAAGTCCATCAAAGGCCTTCTGGATTTGATGCTCATTTTCGGGGTCAGCATATGCTGTCGCCTCATCTAAAACTACAATAGGAGCATCTTTTAAAATAGCGCGGGCAATAGAAATGCGCTGTGTTTCGCCCCCGGACAGGTATATACCTTGACTTCCAATAATTGTATCTATTCCGTTTGGAAGCTTTTTCAGTATGTCGTCGCACTGCGCCAGATGAGCTGCCTTTAGAACTTCCTCACGGGTTGCCGATGGTCTTCCGGCTCTTATGTTTTCTAATAGGCTATCCTTAAACAACTTGGGGTCTTGGAACACAAATGCCACCATTTTCATTAAATCACCCTGTGGGATTTCCCTGATGTCAACGCCGCCAATTTTTACTGCGCCATCCTGCACGTCATAGAACCGAGGGATCAGACTGGCCGCTGTGCTTTTACCTGACCCGGAGTGTCCCACAAGGGCCGTTATTGCTCCTGCTTTTGCCATAAAAGTGAGATGTGAAACTGCGGGGTGATCGGTATTATCATCCTATCTAAAATTTTATGAACGACATAGAGGGCTAATACGATTGAGCAGGCAATCCAAAGGTTGATTGTGAACAGCGTTACTCGGCCAAGCCATATACTGATTGCCAATATTCCCGCTGTAATTCCCAATCCAATCAAACTTGCAATGATTGAAAAGGTTTTTGTTTTACGCCCCTTTTTGTCTTTGCCAATTTGAAAAGATTTTTTCGTAATGACCTCTACAATCACGAAGGCTGCCGTAAGAATAATACCAATTACAATCAGACTTCCAAGAGAAATGGAAATAGAAAAATCCAGGGGCTTTCCAGTAACGGCATTGCGGATCAGCGGAATCGTTTCGTTTGAAATGACAATGTTGATGAAACCTAATATGGATAAACCCCAGCAAAGCGTATCAAAAAAGTCAATAATTCGCTGCCTTCGTGTTTCGGGAGGCAGGCTGGCAATTACATTGTCACAAAACCCCTTATAATCCTCTCCAATGACTTCACGGATTTTTTCACCGCGCTGCTGTGCTGAAAGGACCATTTCTGTTAAATCATAGCGCACTAACTCCTGATGATATGCTGAGATTTTGGCCCCTCTCAGGTAGCAAATCATATCGGTAAAAGCTTCCCGATTTTCAGGGCTGATTTGTTGATCCAGAGCGTTATTGCTTCGGTTCAACTCTTTGGTTTTTCGATTCATTTTATTTTCCTCCCTCATGAAATAATGCACCCACCGCTTGCTCAAGTTCGAGCCAACTGGAATAGAACCGCTCTATCTCTTCTTTTCCCGATGAAGAAAGAGAAAAATACTTTCGTTTTGGTCCTACCGGCGATTCGCGATATTGCGCGGTGATCAGACCGTTTTTCTCAAGCCGAAGCAAGAGCGGGTAGATTGTCCCTTCTGAAATATCTGTAAAACCATACGTCCGCAGGTTTTCTGATATTTCGTAGCCGTAGGTTTCCTTTTGGCTGATCACTTTTAGAATGCAGCCCTCCAGCGTGCCTTTCAGCATTTGTGACGGGATCATAAGTTCACCACCTATCTTGTAATGCAATATAGAACAACTATATTGTAATGCAAGATAGGTGCTTTGTCAAGACCCCCTGCAAAATCAAATATTCGGCTCTTATAGATTGCAAATATATATGCAAATAATTAAACATAATTGCCGCTCTTTCGATTACTTTATGGTTGTTTCGCGAGTAAAACAGCAAATAGTTCCCCTTAAACCGGCTTCTTTGCTGCTTCTATGTAGACAGTGACTTCAGCCAGCTATTAGGTAAAGAAATCATCGTACTTAAGTGGAGTCCCTAAAACCTTTGATGTAACAATAAGGCACCCAGCATTAAATTTATGCCGGGTGCCTTTCCTTTCAAACGCCAATGCTGCTTGGAAATCTCTGTGTACATAAAAACGTCTTGAAGCGCTCAATCCCTTTCATCAGCATACAACTGCCCGCACCCGGCGCCGATATCAGAACCGAACTGCATTCTGATAGCCACGCTGATACGGTTGGAATGTAAAATATCACTGAAGTTTTTAATGGCTTCGTGATTTGAAGCGGTAAATTTTCGCGCCGTCTTATCTGTTGCGTTATATGGGATAAGATCAACATGATATAGATAGGACAACGCTCCCCGGCTCAAAATAAGGTGCGCTAACGCTTTCGCATGCTCTGCCGAATCATTTATTCCGCCCAGCATAATATAAGCCAGGAACAAGCGCCTTTTGGTATTTGCAACGTGCGCATCCAACGCATCCATTACTTTATGGAGCGGATAAGTTTGATTGATCGGCATCAATTCCGAACGTTGCTTTTCAAAAGGCGAGTGCAGCGAAAAAGCTAAATTCACCTGCGGAAAATCACGGGTCAGCCGTTTTATCCCGGGAATCATTCCAATCGTCGATATGGTAATGCGTCGCTGGCTTAATCCGAACAAAGACGGGTTTGTCAGGATTTTTAATGCGTCAAATAAATTGGGATTCGCAAACGGCTCGCCCATTCCCATAAAAGAAACACTATTGATTTGATGCCCTGCAAGATAAAAATACAGAATTTGATCTGTTATTTCATCAGCGGTCATATTGCGTTTGTGTCCGATAGCACCTGTTGCGCAGAATTTGCAGCCAAACCCACAGCCGCATTGAGATGAGACGCAAAAAGATTCCCATCCTTTTTTGTAATGCAGGTTCACCGTTTCGACGCAGTTTCCATCCTTTAATTGAAAAAGCACCTTATCTGCCTGGCCCGATGCCCGATGTGTAACTGGAACAAGGCCGCAGACAGAGGTCCCAAAAGTTTCCGCCAAATTTGATCTTAGTCTTTCCGGCAGCATATACATGGAATGAAAGTCAGGAATATGCTGTGCAAAAATCATCTTTATCAATTGCTCATAGCGATAATCCGGAAAATTCATTCCCGATATACATCGCTTCATAACCTCATATTTTGAATAAATCATGTAGGCTTTTCTCCTCTTGAATAATGAAATCATCAAGAAGCAAAGCCAGCATGAGCGGCGGTCAGTTTATGCTACTCCATGCAAAGGCCGCCAGCACAACCTGGCTTTGCATGGAGTTTGTCATGGGTGACGGCTATTTTACAGTTATTCATTATTTCGCCCCTTTTTCTATAACTCAACGGTTTTGGTCGCAATATTTTCACAGAAAGCACTGTCGTGCTCCACGAACAGAATGGTCGGCTTGTATTCGAGCAGCAGGTTTTCTATCTGCATGCGGGAAAGGACGTCAATGTAGTTGAGCGGTTCATCCCAGATATACAGATGCGCCTGCTCACACAGGCTTTTGGCGAGCAGGACTTTCTTTTTCTGCCCCTCGCTGAATTCGTCCAACCGCTTTTCAAACTGCTCCCGAGGAAAATCAAATTTCCGCAGGATGGCTTTGAAAAGACTTTCATCGAGAAGATTTCGCTCGATATATTCGCTTAAGAAGCCGTTCAGCCCCGCCGTGCTTTGGGGGACATAGGAAATTTTCAGCCGTTCGCTTTTTCGCAAAATGCCTTGATAGGGGATGTTTTCCCCGCAGATCAGCTTCAGAATGCTAGATTTTCCGGAACCGTTTTTCCCCTGCAGCGCAATCCGGTCTCCCTGCTCTATGGTAAAACTGATATTCGAGCAGACGGCACGACTTCCATAGGCAATGGAAACATCGGAAAGCTCAAGCAGTCGGCTGGTGTGGTATGGAAGCGGAGAAAGTTTTAGGCTTTCGGCAGTTTCCAGGTTTTTGAGCAGTTTGGATTTCTCATGAATCAAATCCTGCTGACGATTTTCAATAGCTTTGGAACGCTTCATCATTTTCGCTGCTTTATGGCCGACATAGCCTTTGTCCAGCTTGCTTCCCGAGTTGGTCGAACCGTTTTTGCTTTTTTCCACACGGTCTGACCAACCGGAAGTCTTTTGTGCGGCAGCTGTTAAACGGCTGATTTCTTTTTTGTGTTTCTCGTTTTCTGCCCGTTCAAAGCTGTCCTGCATCTCTTTGTTCCTCCACCAGGACGAGAAGTTTCCCCTCTGAACCTCGATGTTTGTTTTATTGATTACGAGAATATGGTCGATGCAGTTGTCCAGGAAAACCCGGTCATGAGAAACCAGAATAAACCCATCTAAAATAATATTATATTTTAATATACACCAAAACGGTGGTAAAGTCAATGCTTTGCGTTGGATTTCATAAAATGTTTAATAACAAATACAAAAAAGTAAAAAAACAGCCCCTCGCCGTCCGAAAGTGGACAGCGAGGGGCTGTTTGGCAGGTGTTTTACTTTTTTGGCATTTTCAGCTTCTGCCCGGAGTAAATGGTGTCTGAGGACAGTCCGTTCAGCGTCTTAATTTCCTTATACCGCGCGCCGCTGCCGAGCTTTTTGGAAGCGATGCCCCAGAGCGTGTCGCCCTTGAGCACGGTGTAGGTTTCATAGGTTGCCGTGGTTGAAGCGTTTTTCCCGGAAAGAATCTCGTTAACCTTTGCCTGCACAGCAGTATAATCATAGCCTGCCGATGTCAGTTTTTTCTTACGCTCCTCTCCGTTGCCCCACTTACCGTTGATGACCTCGGCGGCAAGTTCATCAACGGATTTCGTGTAGGTTGCGGCGGCACTCCCTTTACTCCAGCCGTTAAAGCCGCCGTTTTTGATGATGGACGGATAATCGATATATCCATAGTCCATATCCACATTACCCTTGATGCCATCGACCTTGCCAGTGGAAGAATACTGCCAGATACCGTATTCGCCGGAGTAGGTGCATTTACTGGCGTACTGAGCTACCCAGTGGGAATAGGCCTTGAGCTTGCTGTCGTCCATGCGTTCCTGAAAACCGGAGACAGCGGAGCCGTAGATACCGACAAAGTATCCGGCGGCTTCCATTGTCTCACAGAAAGCGATGGCGGCTTCCGTAATACCGGCTTTGGCAGAAGCAGGCTGCGCTTCGTTATCCATGTAGACAGGATATTCCAGCTGTTTGCCTTTCAAAATTTTGATGAAGCGTTCTGCATCAGCTTTTCCTGCAGCGGCAGTAACGCAGTCCCTGCCGACGAAATAGTATGCGCCGATGGGAATACCGGCTGCCTTGGCTCCCATATAGTTTTCTTCCCATTTGCTGTCGGTGTAAAAGCCTGCGTCAGAGCCTCCGGCTTTGATGATGGCAAACTCGATGCCTGCCGCTTTGACCTTGTCCCAGTCAATCGTTCCCTGCCAGTGGGATACGTCAATTCCATTGATTCTTGCCATACTTATTGTTCCTCCTCATCGTTGCGGTCGTGGAGCTGTTCCAGAACCGCCTTCAGTTTTTCGGGGATGGGAAGCCCCAGATGCCCCGCGTTTTCCAGAATGGACACACCCTCGTTAGACAGATAAAAAAAGATGACCGCCGTGCGCACCGCGCCGCCGTCTCCCAGCACCTGACTGTCGATGATGTTTCCAACACCCACCAGCGCGAAAATGAGCACTTTGCGGGAGATGCCCTTGAAGCCGATTTCGCTGGAGAGCTTTTTATCGGCAATTGCGCACAGCACGCCCGTCAGATAGTCGAGGACGGCAAACGCCAGCAGCGCGTAGAGAAAGCCGTCCCACCCGCCGAGGAACCAGCCGAGAAAGCCACCAACTGCCGCCAGCGCGGCCTGAATCCAGACCCAGATTTCCTTCATCGTAAAACCTCCGTTTCATTGTTTGGTATGTATGAAAAAAGCGCTCCCGCCAAAGCGGAAACGCTTGAATGTGTGGCTGTTACAGCGACAGAATCAGTTCGGCAAGCTGATTCATCACCGCCGCCCGGGGTCTGCCTGTGCCGAGTTCCTCCCAGTCCGGTTCCGGAACGGCAAAGCCCGGGTCGGTGCTGTACTGATTGATGAGCGTAATCACCGGCTCCACGGCTGAGCGGATTTCCAGAATGTGAAGCGGCCAGTTTTTCACTTCCGTTCTGCCCGCCATGATTTCCTCACTCCATGAAACCGGCGCAAGGTCATAGTAGTTTCGCACAGTGTTGACGGCAGTGCGAAGCGCTGTGATGTGGCTTGCCTTCACCTTGGTTTCATTGGCCGCAATCTCCTCAAACGGAGAAGCCAGCACGGTCAACGAGCGGGAGACCTCCGCGCTGGGCGCTTCAAAGTCCGTGTTCACGCACCGTACCGTGAGGGTCTTTGCTCCCGCCGTCTGCGTTTCTGCCTTGAACATCATCGCCGCACTGCCGCCGACTTCGCCGCTGGGAGAAAAGAGGGACGGATTGTTCACGCCGTCCTGCCAGTCTCCCGTGCCGATTTTCACCTGCGCCACCTGTTCGGAGGGCTGTGCGCCGGTGGTTAGCAGCACGCGGGGATTCGGATTGTAAGTAGCAGAACCGTTCTTCGGTGCCGCGATTGCCGGCTCGTCGCAGGCGGCCGCCACGCAGAGAATGGTGTTGGACACCTGCTCGGCGGAATAGACATCCAGCGTGTCAATGGTCCACAGGCCGTATTTCGTGTAGGTGCCGGGCGTGGTGGAAGCCGCCGCCGTGCGCGCCCCGGAGGACGCGGACAGATCAAAGTTTTCCAGCACATTCCACGATGTCCATGTCGAGCCGTCCGTCGAAGTCTTGCTTGCCAGCATGTAGCCCTTGATGGGGCTGGTGCCGCCCGACGCGCCGCTCCATGTCAGGGTAATCGGCCCTTCGCTGTAAACCGAGGGAGCCGCCGTTAAAACGGACGCTTTTTCGGGCGGCGTGTTTTTCCGCACGGAATTGGAGGAAACTGTCCAGCCCGAATAGTAGCCGGAGCCGGCGGAGCCCTGCGTCCGTATCCGGAACCGACGGTATGCCTGTGGACGGAGGGCTTGAAATAGCTGTCCGTCAGCTTCCGGGCGCCATGCCGGTCCATTTCGCTCAGGCACTTCTCCCGCATAGGACAGCCGGAACAATCCTTCCGGTCCGCCCAATATTCCCAGAACAGCCCGCTGGCGCTGCGGTACAGCCGTCTGGCCCGCAGCTTCTTTCCGTTGGGGCACAGATAGACGTCTTCCGCCTCATCATAAGGAAAAGCGTCCCGTTTAAGCTCTGTCTGCGTACGGTCATGGGTCGACTGGGGACGGACAAAGAAATCGATGCCCTGTTCCTCCAGCACACGGTGGGCCAGCGGAAAGTCGTAGGCGGAGTCCGCCGTGGCGGCCTGAAGGGGAATGACGTTTTTGTGGATCTGTTCCAAGTGCTCCAGGTAGGGGACGGAATCATGCACATCCCCAGGCGTCACGGTCACACCCAGGATGATGCCGTGGTCGGCGTCCACCGTCTGGTGGGACAGGTAATACTGCCCCTCCGGCTTGCCCGGACGCTTCATGTGTCCGGCCTCCGGGTCCGTTCGGCTCACCCGCTTTTTCGTCCTCCGGTTGTCCTTCCTGATCTGCCTGACCCGCTTCTGCCGCCGCTTTCCTGTCCGGCGCTCCAGCTCCTCCAGCCCTTCCTCCTCGTAGGCGTCCAGCCGCTCCCAGTACGAGCCGGGGCTCTCCGGCATCTCCACCAGTTCCTCCGACGCCCGGGAGGCGTTGGCCTTCACATGGGTGGAGTCCGTGGCCGCCAGCCGCCCGCTGGCCAGCCCCTTCCCGATGCACTGCCGCACCACTTCCTCAAACAGCCGCCGAAACACCTTTCGGAAGGACGGCTTCCGCCGCCGCAGCTGGGAGATCGTGCTGTGGTCCGGTACACGGTCAAACAGATCCAGCCCAAGATACCACCGCAGCGCCACGTCGGTCTGGATCCGCTGCTCGATCTGCCGCTCCGAGGGGATACCGTACAGAAAGCCCACCAGCAGGTATTTTACCAGCACCACCGGATCGATGGGCGGCCGCCCATACCCCCGGCTGTACAGGTGCGCGGTCTCCTCATATACGAAGCCCAGATCCAAAACCGCATCCAGCTTCCGCAGAAAATGGCCTTCCGGGACCAGGTCTTCTATCGTCACCATATGGAGCTTCAGCTGCATCTCCCCACCTCCGTATGTCCTTATTTTACCATACTTTTCTCCCCGTGTGGATCTTTTGTCAACAGCTCCAAGTTGTCCCGAGGTAGGCAGGGGCGGCCCCGGCTGCCGATCCCCGCCATCCCCCGTTCAGATCGTCCACCCACAACAAAAATCTGAACGGAGGAAAATATAATGACTACTATCAATCTGAAGGACTTTTACTCTTGGCACACCCATGATGAATATATCGAAGTTTCCGATGAAGTGGCCGCCGAGCTGCGGGCCGACAAGCTGTATGAGGCTGCCTACCAGCGGCGGATAATCCGCAATAAGGCACAGTATTCCCTCGACTGTGATGATGGGATCGAATACTCTGCCTGCCTTTCCGAGCCGACCCCGCAGGAGCTGCTGGAGCGCATGGAGCGTTTCTGCGATCTGTGGAACGCGCTGAACACTTTGCCCGAAACGCAGGGGCTTCGCATTGATGCCTGTATCATTGAAGGCAAGAGCATGACTGAGGTTGCCGAGGCCGATGGCGTAAGCGTGGCCGCCGTACATAAATCTATCCAGCAGGGTTTGAAGTCCATGAAAAAATATTTGCAAAATGTTTGATGTAGGGGGTTAAAAAACATCTTCCAAATGTCCTTGGTATATGAGAGGAGTTGATCCTCTCCACAACTGAATAGCGGCGGCTCCGGGCATAGTGCGAGGAGCCGGGCGGCGGGTGCGCCAGGACTTCTCCAACACGGAGGACGAGCGATCCACACCAACGCCGCAAGTGGGGACTTGCCACCCCACGGCCACGATCCGCGAGTGGACAGGCTGGCCGCCTGTCCCTCCGGGCCGCCGTTCCCCGTTGTGTGGGGATGCCGCGCCGAGTATGGTTGTCTTTGGACAGGTCAAGGAAACGGGCGCGGCACTCCCTAATTTATCAAAAAAGAGGGGGAACGCTCTATGAACTATGATCCAGAACTGGCGGCCTTGCTCTCCCAGCCGTGGAGCAACGATGCCTGCCGGGGGTACGTCATCGCCGCGATGGAGCGGTGCGGCTTTAAGCCGTCCGACATTGAACAGGTGATGGTCGAGCTTTACGAGGTATTCGACTATACCACTTTGCAGGAGGCCGAGGCATACTACGAGCGGAGCCCCTACTAACTTCCGGACACTTTGTCCAGAGGTACATATCCGGCCAAAGGCCAGCACTTTCCCGGTGCTGGCCTTTGCCATGTTTCAAGACATTCTTTGATTGCATGGGAGGGATTTTATGCAGGCACAGGTCAAATATGAAAGTGAAATCAAAACTGCTGTACTCGGAGATCGCACGATCACCGTCAAAAATCTCACCCCCGTTTTTTCCCCGCAGGAACAGGACAAGCGCAACCGCGAGATTGAGCGGCGGCTGTTTGACGTGTTCCGCAAATATGCCGGGCGGGGGTAGGCCAGAGTCATCCTTGTAGTAAGGGGGCGGCAGAGGTACAATATAATTGTAGGTTGGCTCCCGTTTAACGGAAGGGAGCTAATTATGGATAGTAGAATAGATGCAATTTATGGGCGGCAGTCGATTGACAAAAAAGACAGTATCAGCATTGAAAGTCAGTTTGAATTTTGCCGCTATGAGCTTAAAGGCGGTGAGGGTAAGGAATACAAAGACAAGGGCTACTCTGGCAAGAACATTGAGCGCCCCGACTTCCAGCGGCTTCTGCAGGACATCCGGCTGGGCCTGATTAAGCGGGTGATCGTCTACAAGCTGGATCGGATTAGCCGTTCCATCGTGGACTTTGCAAAGCTCATGGAACTGTTCAAGCAGTACGATGTGGAGTTTGTGTCCTGCACAGAAAAGTTTGACACTTCCACGCCGATGGGCCGCGCGATGCTCAATATCTGCATTGTCTTTGCCCAGCTTGAACGCGAAAGCATCCAGATGCGTGTGCAGGACGCTTTCTATTCCCGGTGTACCAAAGGCTACTATATGCGGGGCCGGACGCCATACGGTTTTGATACCGAGCCCATCGTCATGGACGGGATCAAGACAAAGAAGCTGGTGGAAAATGCGGAAATGGATTTTGCCGAGCTGATGTATCAAATGTATGCGGAGCCGGGCAACTCCTACGGCGACATATCCCGGTACTTTGCCGAGAACGACATTAAGGTTTATGACAAGTCCCTAAAGCGCGGGTTTATTGCTCAACTGCTGAGAAACCCCGTCTACGTCCAGGCCGATATGGACATCTACGAATACTTCAAGGCCCAGGGCGTAAAAATTGAAAGTTCCCCGGAAATGTTCACAGGGGACAATAG of the Intestinibacillus sp. Marseille-P6563 genome contains:
- a CDS encoding recombinase family protein, with protein sequence MDSRIDAIYGRQSIDKKDSISIESQFEFCRYELKGGEGKEYKDKGYSGKNIERPDFQRLLQDIRLGLIKRVIVYKLDRISRSIVDFAKLMELFKQYDVEFVSCTEKFDTSTPMGRAMLNICIVFAQLERESIQMRVQDAFYSRCTKGYYMRGRTPYGFDTEPIVMDGIKTKKLVENAEMDFAELMYQMYAEPGNSYGDISRYFAENDIKVYDKSLKRGFIAQLLRNPVYVQADMDIYEYFKAQGVKIESSPEMFTGDNSCYLYQGREGEEPILVIAPHQGRIPSQLWLTVQRKLSQNTTFQNGRKCHNTWLAGKIKCGRCGYALASLNARNGVTYLRCKQRADNKSCKGAGTLTAQSMEAFVYGEMVKKMRKFHTLKGGKEQSYNPKLTAARVALAKTESEIEKLLDTLSGANPLLLQYANTRIEELDAERQKQLRLVADLTANSVSASQIDSITGYLDDWESVSFDDKRKVVDILISQIDATSESVTIHWKI